A genome region from Natronobeatus ordinarius includes the following:
- a CDS encoding iron transporter, which produces MTGPRQPRYTRRRLLEGATIAGGLAVAGCTSNGGDDGADADDGIGNDLENDLLAFPEIEDPPEAVYRPTHREQMVMLEPVVAGEYVVAPMYTYPHPFWIFTGDLEHHEPTPEEDVHLMVTVWDRETGVVVPIDASVTLELFSDDDLVSTTTGWLMISQQMGFHFGDNVPLDGDGTYRVEGRIAPLDVRRIGAFEGRFEEAVDFAFEFDFDRDDLHTLVEGIEYFPEEEWGEPGALEPMGHGDHVHGDHDDHHDHHHDHHDHHHDHHDHHHDHHDHHHDDDHRHHDEHNHNDHHDDDHRHHDEHDVSYSALPPAQALPGTLQGTPESGDAVLATTLIAPGSRFVDGDEWYLAISPRTPYNRCVLPLMALEATLEGADGTETVDLVETLDHELEYHYGAPLSSASDGDELTIAVRTPPQVSRHQGYETAFVEMPDVTLELSP; this is translated from the coding sequence ATGACCGGGCCACGACAGCCGCGCTACACTCGCCGACGGCTGCTCGAGGGGGCGACGATCGCCGGGGGACTCGCCGTCGCCGGCTGTACGAGCAACGGGGGTGACGACGGGGCAGACGCCGACGACGGAATCGGTAACGACCTCGAGAACGACCTTCTCGCGTTCCCCGAAATCGAGGACCCGCCCGAGGCCGTCTACCGGCCGACGCACCGAGAGCAGATGGTGATGCTCGAGCCCGTCGTCGCCGGCGAGTACGTCGTCGCGCCGATGTACACCTACCCCCACCCGTTCTGGATCTTCACCGGCGACCTCGAACACCACGAGCCGACGCCCGAGGAGGACGTCCACCTGATGGTGACCGTCTGGGACCGCGAGACGGGCGTCGTCGTTCCGATCGACGCGAGCGTCACCCTCGAGCTGTTCAGCGACGACGACCTCGTGAGCACCACCACCGGCTGGCTGATGATCTCCCAGCAGATGGGCTTTCACTTCGGGGACAACGTTCCTCTCGACGGCGACGGGACCTACCGCGTCGAGGGCCGCATCGCCCCCCTCGACGTCCGCCGAATCGGCGCGTTCGAGGGGCGGTTCGAGGAGGCAGTCGACTTCGCGTTCGAGTTCGACTTCGATCGGGACGACCTCCACACGCTCGTCGAAGGGATCGAGTACTTCCCCGAGGAGGAGTGGGGCGAACCCGGCGCGCTCGAGCCGATGGGCCACGGCGATCACGTACACGGAGACCACGACGACCATCACGATCACCACCACGACCATCACGATCACCACCACGACCATCACGATCACCACCACGACCATCACGATCACCACCACGACGACGACCACCGCCACCACGACGAGCACAATCACAACGACCACCACGACGACGACCACCGCCACCACGACGAGCACGACGTCTCCTACTCCGCGCTGCCGCCAGCCCAAGCCCTCCCCGGCACGCTCCAGGGGACGCCCGAGAGCGGTGACGCCGTCCTCGCGACGACGCTCATAGCGCCCGGCTCGCGCTTCGTCGACGGCGACGAGTGGTACCTCGCCATCTCGCCGCGAACGCCGTACAACCGGTGTGTGCTCCCCCTGATGGCCCTCGAGGCGACGCTCGAGGGCGCGGACGGAACCGAGACGGTCGACCTCGTCGAGACGCTCGACCACGAACTCGAGTATCACTACGGGGCGCCGCTCTCGAGCGCCTCGGACGGCGACGAGCTGACGATCGCGGTTCGGACGCCGCCACAGGTCTCGCGTCACCAGGGGTACGAAACCGCCTTCGTCGAGATGCCTGACGTCACCCTCGAGCTCTCACCATGA
- a CDS encoding universal stress protein, which yields MYETILFPTDGSDHASTVAEHAIDAAKTRGATLHVLSVVDDRAFLVLDDERVEQVRSELEENALEAIDEAVTVAEGHGVETVTGVDVGSPAECIVDYVEANDVDLVVMGTSGADYERNVVGSVSQRVVQTSPVPVLTVGLDA from the coding sequence ATGTACGAGACGATCCTCTTTCCGACCGACGGGAGCGACCACGCGAGTACGGTGGCCGAACACGCGATCGACGCCGCGAAGACGCGCGGCGCGACGCTGCACGTCCTCTCGGTGGTCGACGACCGCGCGTTCCTGGTGCTCGACGACGAACGCGTCGAGCAGGTCCGGAGCGAACTCGAGGAGAACGCGCTCGAGGCGATCGACGAGGCCGTCACCGTCGCGGAAGGCCACGGCGTCGAAACGGTCACCGGCGTCGACGTCGGCAGCCCCGCCGAGTGCATCGTCGACTACGTCGAGGCGAACGACGTCGACCTCGTCGTGATGGGGACGAGCGGCGCCGATTACGAACGCAACGTCGTCGGCAGCGTCTCCCAGCGGGTCGTCCAGACGTCGCCCGTGCCGGTCCTGACCGTCGGCCTCGACGCGTAA
- a CDS encoding DUF7113 family protein produces the protein MLLVRGRAGGTELTGTIYERGEESPRFRGAPDEDAAYVWVCDEFYEVDSGGSSMELADREINIAFESPMPRGFDTRDQALEAAEDHVRTQFARIGVEPDDVEVAVEKEHEGRPSGDQVG, from the coding sequence ATGCTCCTCGTCCGAGGCCGCGCCGGCGGAACCGAACTCACCGGAACGATCTACGAGCGCGGCGAAGAGTCGCCCCGATTCAGGGGCGCCCCCGACGAAGACGCCGCCTACGTCTGGGTCTGTGACGAGTTTTACGAGGTCGACAGCGGCGGCTCGAGCATGGAGCTCGCCGACCGCGAGATCAACATCGCGTTCGAGTCGCCGATGCCCCGCGGGTTCGACACCAGAGATCAGGCGCTCGAGGCGGCCGAGGATCACGTCCGGACCCAGTTTGCCCGGATCGGCGTCGAACCCGATGACGTCGAGGTGGCGGTCGAAAAAGAACACGAGGGCCGTCCATCCGGCGATCAGGTTGGATGA
- a CDS encoding NAD(+)/NADH kinase, translated as MDVDVGLVAQRDNERAQALAATLRETLAADDVTVTVDDETGTAIDAPSAPVSAMGSCDLVVSIGGDGTFLFVAREAAGAPLVGVNLGEVGFLNAVPPEAAVEAVSELVATLRTEGRVDGTRVSRLRASGEGWHLEPALNEVVVHGPRRGRGGGAEIEVRVDGEPYTSGHADGVLVATPTGSTAYNLSEGGPLLQSVDALVITQMCATESMPPLVVDADSEVTLHVSGTERAWAISDGRNRRPLEPPETVTVTVADDPLTIAGPRTNFFDALEKLE; from the coding sequence ATGGACGTGGACGTAGGACTCGTCGCTCAGCGCGACAACGAGCGGGCGCAGGCACTCGCAGCGACCCTCCGCGAGACGCTCGCAGCCGACGACGTGACCGTCACGGTCGACGACGAGACGGGCACCGCGATCGACGCCCCGAGTGCGCCGGTCTCCGCGATGGGGTCGTGTGACCTCGTCGTGAGCATCGGCGGCGACGGCACGTTCCTCTTCGTCGCGCGCGAGGCCGCCGGCGCGCCGCTCGTCGGGGTCAACCTCGGCGAGGTCGGCTTCCTCAACGCCGTCCCGCCCGAAGCGGCCGTCGAGGCGGTGTCGGAACTCGTCGCCACCCTGCGAACCGAGGGACGCGTCGACGGAACCCGCGTCTCCCGCCTGCGCGCGAGCGGTGAGGGCTGGCACCTCGAGCCCGCGCTCAACGAGGTCGTCGTCCACGGACCGCGACGGGGTCGTGGTGGCGGCGCCGAGATCGAGGTCCGCGTCGACGGCGAGCCGTACACCAGTGGGCACGCCGACGGCGTCCTGGTCGCGACACCGACCGGTTCGACGGCGTACAACCTGAGCGAGGGCGGGCCGCTCCTCCAGTCGGTCGACGCCCTCGTGATCACGCAGATGTGTGCGACTGAGTCGATGCCGCCGCTGGTCGTCGACGCCGACAGTGAGGTTACCCTCCACGTCTCCGGCACGGAACGGGCGTGGGCGATCAGCGACGGGCGCAACAGACGCCCGCTCGAGCCCCCCGAAACCGTCACGGTGACCGTCGCCGACGATCCCCTGACGATCGCCGGCCCGCGGACGAACTTCTTCGACGCGCTCGAGAAACTCGAGTAG
- a CDS encoding DsbA family oxidoreductase: protein MATDTDDRIVCYADYVCPFCYLGRTSLERYREEREEPLAVEWHPFDLRAGKRNADGSIDHDADDGKDEAYYEQAKRNVRRLQEEYDVEMGQELAIEVDSLPAQLTSFFVAREHPGVWPAFDAAIYEALWVDGRDIGDPDVLVDLAGEVGIPEAEIRDALEDEELRDRLEERFDDARRAGVTGVPAFVFEGQVARGAVPPEHLRRLVDG from the coding sequence ATGGCCACCGACACCGACGACCGGATCGTCTGCTACGCAGACTACGTCTGTCCGTTCTGCTATCTCGGGCGGACCTCGCTCGAGCGCTATCGCGAGGAACGCGAGGAGCCCCTCGCGGTCGAGTGGCACCCGTTCGACCTTCGGGCGGGCAAGCGAAACGCCGACGGCTCGATCGACCACGACGCCGACGACGGGAAAGACGAGGCGTACTACGAGCAAGCGAAGCGGAACGTCCGCCGCCTGCAGGAGGAGTACGACGTCGAGATGGGCCAGGAACTGGCGATCGAGGTCGATTCGCTTCCCGCCCAGCTCACCTCGTTCTTCGTCGCGCGTGAACACCCCGGAGTGTGGCCGGCGTTCGACGCGGCGATCTACGAGGCGCTGTGGGTCGACGGTCGAGATATCGGCGACCCCGACGTACTCGTCGACCTCGCCGGCGAGGTCGGGATTCCAGAAGCCGAGATTCGAGACGCCCTCGAGGACGAGGAGCTCCGCGACCGGCTCGAGGAACGGTTCGACGACGCGAGACGGGCGGGGGTTACGGGCGTCCCGGCGTTCGTCTTCGAGGGACAGGTCGCCCGTGGAGCCGTTCCGCCGGAGCACCTGCGGCGGCTCGTCGACGGATAG
- a CDS encoding DNA-directed RNA polymerase subunit epsilon, producing MSGYGAPTGTGLEHPDEERRLETRPGSGSLSRMEARRDATVRRWGVVTPSATVIGRAESPGDELSESIRRLHDEQHPAMAGHSTRAHHLDRLRTTQALCNALELTPWQRDLALGIMDEIDLTAFGSQRSIPKVALVVIRHVVDLDRRRYFGLDDVDVSALSPKRMDELFARYRAHDVTDEPTFERLAAQHGLDVTSLNRLRRVLQEQLEDDALPAFGRTPHRDPNLPNLIDRGDAANEE from the coding sequence ATGAGTGGCTACGGCGCCCCGACCGGGACCGGCCTCGAGCATCCCGACGAGGAGCGGCGGCTCGAGACGCGTCCGGGTTCCGGGTCGCTTTCGCGGATGGAGGCCCGGCGCGACGCGACGGTCAGACGCTGGGGCGTCGTCACCCCGAGTGCGACGGTCATCGGGCGGGCGGAGTCGCCCGGGGACGAGCTGTCCGAGAGTATCCGTCGACTCCACGACGAACAGCACCCGGCGATGGCCGGCCACAGCACGCGGGCCCACCACCTCGATCGCCTGCGGACGACCCAGGCGCTGTGTAACGCCCTCGAGTTGACGCCGTGGCAGCGCGACCTCGCCCTCGGGATCATGGACGAGATCGATCTGACGGCCTTCGGCAGCCAGCGGTCGATCCCGAAAGTCGCGCTGGTAGTCATCCGCCACGTCGTCGACCTCGACCGACGGCGGTACTTCGGACTCGACGACGTCGACGTGAGCGCGCTCAGTCCCAAGCGAATGGACGAGCTGTTTGCCCGGTACCGGGCCCACGACGTCACCGACGAGCCCACGTTCGAACGGCTCGCCGCCCAGCACGGCCTCGACGTGACGAGCCTCAACCGGCTGCGCCGGGTGCTCCAGGAACAACTCGAGGACGACGCGCTCCCGGCGTTCGGGCGCACCCCCCACCGCGACCCGAACCTGCCCAATCTCATCGATCGGGGGGACGCCGCGAACGAAGAGTGA
- a CDS encoding ATP-binding protein, with the protein MAELGDFGDFGGDDDSDERGDEPDDAGSSAGADGNAEATEDFEPTSVEPRGEDTGIGTICVSQGLRIAEDETETTLRAYVTRGNRSSVRIGAYLLAPYPDGETLFCRISGLEYAQQFHADDATEIHARRAMRASGIDEADYKFVASLEPVAVLYSDDGELRRRLTDRVPKPATVIRQATDVEEIKTGLKIPEDGVFLGHLSVGGEKVKTAASPPTIDYRLKDDYEAGDPLVFRHSLIAGGTGSGKTHAAKNVLRQYLSEERTYPMEDGREVQAAVVQFDPQDEYAQMHDDNPELDGEYARRLEREGVAYGGHDDTVAFVPKVGDAAYSGGHHRAEQVEFTIPFSMCRSRPWLVSGGSLNDNQYGALTYLIDRFFKQYGNAGTYAEFKSFLDDPALREELDESGRVHEATYDAVRRRVFGFDSVFDQDARPITELVHQFVRPGGLSVVPTYHVNDSRATEAVVLALSSLLIDEKLSNDPTYDRIKETPLVLGMDEAHNFLTDADSVQARKVITKFTEAAKQGRKERLGLFLITQDPQDIDDAVFKQINTTVVLNLGDEDAIKSVNIPSNLESKVPYMEKGQMVVYSPDNSEPVELIGLSRCLTRHGRD; encoded by the coding sequence ATGGCCGAGCTGGGCGACTTCGGCGACTTCGGCGGTGACGACGACTCCGACGAGCGTGGGGACGAGCCGGACGACGCCGGCTCGAGCGCGGGCGCTGACGGGAACGCGGAGGCAACCGAGGACTTCGAGCCGACGTCGGTCGAACCCCGCGGGGAGGACACCGGCATCGGGACGATCTGCGTCTCCCAGGGGCTGCGGATCGCCGAGGACGAGACGGAGACGACGTTGCGCGCGTACGTCACCCGAGGGAACCGCTCGTCGGTCCGTATCGGGGCGTACCTGCTCGCACCGTACCCCGACGGCGAGACGCTGTTCTGTCGTATCTCGGGGCTCGAGTACGCCCAGCAGTTTCACGCCGACGACGCGACGGAGATCCACGCCCGGCGAGCGATGCGCGCCAGTGGGATCGACGAGGCCGACTACAAGTTCGTCGCCTCGCTGGAACCTGTCGCCGTGCTGTACTCTGACGACGGCGAGCTCAGGCGGCGGCTGACCGACCGGGTGCCGAAGCCGGCGACGGTGATCCGGCAGGCGACCGACGTCGAGGAGATCAAGACGGGGCTGAAGATCCCCGAGGACGGCGTCTTCCTGGGTCACCTTTCCGTGGGCGGCGAAAAAGTGAAGACGGCGGCCTCGCCCCCGACGATCGACTACCGGCTCAAAGACGACTACGAGGCGGGCGACCCGCTCGTGTTCCGACACTCCCTGATCGCCGGCGGGACGGGCTCGGGGAAGACCCACGCCGCGAAGAACGTCCTCCGACAGTACCTGAGCGAGGAGCGGACCTACCCCATGGAGGACGGCCGGGAGGTCCAGGCCGCGGTCGTCCAGTTCGACCCGCAGGACGAGTACGCCCAGATGCACGACGACAACCCCGAACTGGACGGCGAGTACGCTCGGCGCCTCGAGCGTGAGGGGGTCGCCTACGGCGGCCACGACGACACGGTGGCGTTCGTCCCCAAAGTCGGGGACGCCGCCTACTCGGGTGGTCACCACCGTGCCGAACAGGTCGAGTTCACGATTCCGTTCTCGATGTGCCGGAGTCGGCCGTGGCTCGTCTCCGGTGGCTCGCTCAACGACAACCAGTACGGCGCGCTCACCTACCTGATCGACCGCTTTTTCAAACAGTACGGGAACGCTGGCACGTACGCCGAGTTCAAATCCTTCCTCGACGATCCCGCGCTCCGGGAGGAACTCGACGAGTCCGGCCGCGTCCACGAGGCGACCTACGACGCCGTCCGCCGGCGCGTCTTCGGCTTCGACTCGGTGTTCGACCAGGACGCCCGCCCGATCACCGAGTTGGTCCACCAGTTCGTCCGTCCTGGTGGGCTGTCGGTCGTCCCCACCTACCACGTCAACGACAGCCGGGCGACCGAGGCCGTCGTGCTCGCGCTCTCGAGTCTGCTGATCGACGAGAAGCTCTCGAACGACCCGACCTACGACCGGATCAAGGAGACGCCGCTCGTCCTCGGGATGGACGAGGCGCACAACTTCCTCACCGACGCCGACAGCGTGCAAGCGCGCAAAGTCATCACGAAGTTCACCGAGGCCGCCAAACAGGGACGAAAAGAGCGACTCGGACTCTTTCTCATCACCCAGGACCCTCAGGACATCGACGACGCGGTCTTCAAACAGATCAACACCACCGTCGTGCTCAATCTCGGTGACGAGGACGCCATCAAGAGCGTCAACATCCCGAGCAACCTCGAGTCGAAGGTGCCCTACATGGAGAAAGGGCAGATGGTGGTCTACTCGCCCGATAATTCGGAGCCCGTCGAGTTGATCGGGCTCTCCCGGTGTCTGACCCGCCACGGGCGGGACTAG
- a CDS encoding DNA double-strand break repair nuclease NurA, translating to MTLDPVHFDGIARLARRIDHGADERDHREFAETVWESFLDPLTDDRGRTVLEPVAEVSRHVVDCEDVALAERPFPTQHGLDAGTINPTTFRNGLVIDVAQAAMASTPSDLELHRSRTVVATVHSNDETATVDDRWGKFDEGYSRSRAVKVPPLPRFAEGVVHALALYQAESEHARRHAEAVSDLLVLDGPLYPRGLLRWADQHPDLEDFLLEDPRPTTVLENYLRLVEDFVERGIPLVGFVKNPSTRVLCRTLKRKREAGIDAPWADDSAFFTRVLERGEYVDDVEGRRWERDTSALTYTGWFRSRGGVDRPLSVDGDALGVDRGLEPEAYEVTFFVVYDPRTDLVYRIEAPYAFTRDPDVREALTLQLLSDVAVSRGPPPVVEKADELARIGATEKRSLRETLETAFDTTQDRTYDDHRWNDEFA from the coding sequence ATGACGCTCGATCCGGTTCACTTCGACGGCATCGCGCGGCTCGCGCGACGGATCGACCACGGTGCAGACGAGCGCGACCACCGCGAGTTCGCCGAGACGGTCTGGGAGTCGTTTCTCGACCCGTTGACGGACGACCGGGGGCGGACCGTCCTCGAGCCGGTCGCCGAGGTCTCCCGGCACGTGGTCGACTGCGAGGACGTCGCCCTCGCCGAACGGCCGTTCCCGACCCAGCACGGCCTCGACGCCGGGACGATCAACCCGACGACGTTCCGAAACGGGCTGGTGATCGACGTCGCCCAGGCCGCGATGGCGTCGACACCCAGTGACCTCGAGCTCCACCGCTCGCGGACCGTCGTCGCCACGGTCCACTCGAACGACGAGACGGCGACCGTCGACGACCGCTGGGGGAAGTTCGACGAAGGGTACAGCCGAAGCCGGGCAGTGAAGGTCCCGCCGCTGCCGCGCTTCGCCGAGGGAGTCGTCCACGCGCTCGCGCTCTATCAGGCCGAGAGCGAACACGCCCGACGTCACGCCGAGGCGGTGAGTGACCTCCTCGTCCTCGACGGCCCGCTCTACCCTCGTGGGCTCCTCCGCTGGGCCGACCAGCACCCCGACCTCGAGGACTTCCTGCTCGAGGATCCGCGGCCGACGACGGTCCTCGAGAACTACCTCCGGCTGGTCGAGGACTTCGTCGAGCGCGGGATTCCGCTCGTCGGCTTCGTGAAGAACCCCTCGACGCGGGTGCTCTGTCGGACGCTCAAGCGAAAGCGCGAGGCCGGGATCGACGCCCCGTGGGCCGACGATTCGGCCTTTTTTACGCGCGTCTTAGAGCGCGGCGAGTACGTCGACGACGTCGAGGGCCGCCGGTGGGAGCGGGACACCTCGGCGCTCACTTACACCGGCTGGTTCCGGTCGCGCGGCGGCGTCGACCGGCCGCTCTCGGTCGACGGCGACGCCCTCGGGGTGGACCGGGGACTCGAGCCCGAGGCGTACGAGGTCACCTTCTTCGTCGTCTACGATCCCCGAACCGACCTCGTCTACCGTATCGAGGCGCCCTACGCGTTCACGCGCGATCCCGACGTTCGCGAGGCGCTGACGCTGCAACTGCTCTCCGACGTCGCCGTCTCCCGCGGCCCGCCGCCGGTCGTCGAGAAGGCGGACGAACTCGCCCGCATCGGGGCGACCGAGAAACGATCGCTCCGGGAGACGCTCGAGACGGCGTTCGACACGACGCAAGATCGGACGTACGACGACCACCGCTGGAACGACGAGTTCGCGTGA
- a CDS encoding MaoC/PaaZ C-terminal domain-containing protein: MTSPNAGEEYVFERTFTTEDVRRFASLSGDTQPQHVEPDGDGRLMVHGLLTATLPTKIGGDLEVLAHTMTFTFHRPVYTGEPITCTWTHEEVEERDDRYVVSVAIDCRSDDGETVMSGSLSGIVWKGA, translated from the coding sequence ATGACGAGTCCGAACGCGGGCGAGGAGTACGTCTTCGAGCGGACGTTCACGACCGAGGACGTTCGGCGCTTTGCGTCGCTGTCGGGGGACACCCAGCCCCAGCACGTCGAACCGGACGGGGACGGCCGGCTGATGGTCCACGGGTTGCTGACGGCGACACTGCCCACGAAGATCGGCGGCGACCTCGAGGTGCTGGCGCACACGATGACGTTCACGTTCCACCGACCGGTCTACACGGGCGAGCCGATCACCTGCACGTGGACGCACGAGGAGGTCGAGGAGCGCGACGATCGGTACGTGGTCTCGGTGGCGATCGATTGCCGGAGCGACGACGGTGAGACGGTGATGAGCGGCTCGCTCTCGGGAATCGTCTGGAAAGGAGCGTGA
- the mptA gene encoding GTP cyclohydrolase MptA — MSHQLPDVQATAPEVTVGLSQVGVTDVTKLVKIARDGKRPLILMAEFEVFVDLPSWRKGADMSRNMEVIDETLEAATREEVDRVEDVCGDAAERLLEKHDYTSRAEVSMQAEFMRREQTPATDRETQHTVDIVASATATEEGTREEIGAHVVGMTVCPCSQGMSAARAKQKLEDLEIAEAKITEFLNEIPQPGHSQRGHATLTIEAAGDPEVDLNDVIDVARDAMSARTYNLAKRPDEDHMTFEAHSDAKFVEDCVRSMAEGVLEQFDHLPDDAVITMSQSNDESIHQHNAHAERIVEMGTLREEVNGN, encoded by the coding sequence ATGAGTCACCAGTTGCCGGACGTGCAGGCGACGGCACCCGAGGTCACCGTCGGGTTGAGCCAGGTCGGCGTCACCGACGTCACGAAGCTCGTGAAGATCGCTCGCGACGGCAAACGTCCCCTCATCCTGATGGCCGAGTTCGAGGTGTTCGTCGATCTGCCCTCCTGGCGCAAGGGCGCGGACATGAGCCGCAACATGGAGGTCATCGACGAGACGCTCGAGGCCGCGACCCGCGAGGAGGTCGACCGCGTCGAGGACGTCTGCGGCGACGCCGCCGAACGGCTGCTCGAGAAACACGACTACACCTCACGCGCGGAGGTCTCGATGCAGGCGGAGTTCATGCGCCGCGAGCAAACGCCCGCGACCGACCGCGAGACCCAGCACACCGTCGACATCGTCGCTTCGGCGACGGCAACCGAGGAGGGCACCCGCGAGGAGATCGGTGCCCACGTCGTCGGGATGACCGTCTGTCCCTGTTCGCAGGGGATGTCCGCCGCCCGGGCGAAGCAGAAACTCGAAGATCTCGAGATTGCGGAGGCGAAGATCACCGAATTCCTGAACGAGATCCCCCAGCCGGGTCACTCCCAGCGCGGCCACGCCACCCTGACGATCGAGGCCGCGGGCGACCCGGAGGTCGACCTGAACGACGTCATCGACGTCGCCCGCGATGCGATGAGCGCGCGGACCTACAACCTCGCGAAGCGGCCGGACGAAGATCACATGACGTTCGAGGCGCATTCGGACGCGAAGTTCGTCGAGGACTGCGTGCGTTCGATGGCCGAGGGCGTCCTCGAGCAGTTCGACCACCTCCCGGATGACGCGGTGATCACGATGAGCCAGTCGAACGACGAGTCGATCCACCAGCACAACGCCCACGCCGAACGCATCGTCGAGATGGGGACGCTGCGTGAGGAAGTCAACGGTAACTGA
- a CDS encoding amphi-Trp domain-containing protein, which translates to MADRTQSTRTMERSELATYLASLAEEFDRGGEEIEVAVGNKTVTLSPPETVECDVEIVERSSVLRGNRETVEIELSWKP; encoded by the coding sequence ATGGCCGATCGGACGCAATCGACACGGACGATGGAGCGTTCGGAGCTGGCGACGTACCTGGCGAGTCTCGCCGAGGAGTTCGACCGCGGCGGCGAGGAGATCGAGGTCGCCGTCGGGAACAAGACGGTGACGCTCAGTCCGCCGGAGACCGTCGAGTGCGACGTCGAAATCGTCGAGCGCTCGTCGGTCCTCCGGGGCAACCGGGAGACGGTCGAGATCGAACTCAGCTGGAAACCCTGA
- a CDS encoding DUF7344 domain-containing protein, producing the protein MSLDVRYGEGDRKRDVIADGDGDLYEILSHPRRSMVCSLLLERGGSLSMTELVSMILTFEDTDPTAMPSAEQRRDVHVDLYHRHLPMLVTHGLLAWDRRMETVTLADDPDVDVDRLEAFLEPLGIHRSGELFELLAHPRRRTVLVALDRGDTVAVDELATRIVAIEAGISTDAVSPSDATRAHIDLRHVHLPAMADLDVVDYDHSSDRVTYRGHPALLGR; encoded by the coding sequence ATGAGCCTCGACGTACGGTACGGCGAGGGAGATCGGAAACGCGATGTGATCGCCGACGGCGACGGTGATCTCTACGAGATACTCTCCCACCCCCGACGATCGATGGTGTGCTCGCTTCTGCTCGAACGAGGTGGCTCGCTGTCGATGACGGAACTCGTCTCCATGATCCTCACTTTCGAGGACACCGATCCGACCGCCATGCCGTCGGCCGAACAGCGCCGGGACGTGCACGTGGACCTGTACCATCGTCACCTGCCGATGCTGGTCACCCACGGTCTCCTCGCCTGGGATCGCCGGATGGAAACCGTCACACTCGCCGACGATCCCGACGTTGACGTCGACCGACTCGAGGCCTTTCTCGAGCCGCTCGGCATCCACCGGTCGGGGGAACTGTTCGAACTCCTCGCCCATCCCCGTCGGCGGACGGTGCTCGTCGCGCTCGATCGCGGCGACACCGTTGCGGTCGACGAACTCGCGACGCGCATCGTCGCCATCGAAGCGGGAATCTCGACCGACGCAGTTTCGCCATCCGACGCGACCCGTGCACACATCGATCTCCGACACGTTCACCTGCCAGCGATGGCCGACCTCGACGTCGTCGACTACGATCACTCGAGCGATCGCGTCACGTACCGGGGCCATCCCGCGCTTCTCGGCCGCTAA
- a CDS encoding cohesin domain-containing protein, whose product MSRRRLEEDRRSGARVGAVARWVLGGVAIVFVAVGLALGGPAIGTAVAGDQLAVVDPVPHQVEVEPGEVFEVDVVVRSWGGHGSAGVENVTLRAQYHPDHLEVTDVDAGTWFGADADVETEVTVANDRGVTEVRQYEEPPAGGATGEDVFATLTVRVAEDAPPSNATIDLDETSAELADDQPLPILERPVTVVIDGGGEPRESSDYGELDDLEGEASADRTDEPLETDDDPIPAFTAVAGGIAVVALLVGAAVAGHRFARR is encoded by the coding sequence ATGAGTCGTCGACGGCTCGAGGAGGACCGACGCTCGGGCGCTCGAGTCGGCGCGGTCGCTCGCTGGGTCCTCGGGGGCGTTGCCATCGTCTTCGTCGCTGTCGGGCTCGCACTCGGCGGGCCGGCGATCGGTACCGCCGTCGCGGGTGACCAGCTCGCCGTCGTCGATCCGGTTCCCCACCAGGTCGAGGTCGAGCCCGGCGAGGTGTTCGAGGTCGACGTCGTCGTGCGTAGCTGGGGCGGCCACGGCAGCGCCGGCGTCGAGAACGTCACCCTCCGGGCGCAGTACCACCCCGACCACCTCGAGGTGACCGACGTCGACGCCGGCACGTGGTTCGGGGCGGACGCCGACGTCGAAACCGAGGTCACGGTGGCGAACGACCGGGGCGTGACCGAGGTCCGCCAGTACGAGGAGCCGCCCGCAGGTGGCGCGACCGGCGAGGACGTCTTCGCGACGCTCACCGTCCGCGTCGCCGAGGACGCCCCGCCGTCGAACGCGACGATCGACCTCGACGAGACGAGCGCCGAGCTCGCGGACGACCAGCCCTTGCCGATCCTCGAGCGACCCGTCACCGTGGTGATCGACGGCGGCGGCGAGCCCCGCGAGTCGTCCGACTACGGCGAACTCGACGACCTCGAAGGCGAGGCGTCAGCTGACAGGACTGACGAACCGCTCGAGACCGACGACGACCCGATCCCCGCGTTCACGGCCGTCGCCGGCGGGATCGCGGTCGTCGCACTGCTCGTCGGTGCGGCCGTCGCCGGACATCGATTCGCTCGTCGGTGA